CTCTTCTATTCGTAATGGCTTAAGCTCTAATCTCACCCGCATAGCGGGTGGTTGTTAAAGCCGATGCTACGCATCGGCTTCTTACCTAAAGGACTTAAATGAAGAAGCCCCGGCAAACGCCGAGGCTCTCTAGTCTTAAATCTGTAGCCGCGTGGTTCGGCAGGCTCACCAACCTAAGCGGCGTTCTATAGTCTAATTACACACCCTTCTTGAACTTTTTGCTCCACCAGAGAACGATCGGAGAGCAGACGCACACAGAAGAGTAAGTACCGATAAGGATACCGAAGCACTGAACGAGACCGAAGTCGCGAATGGAGGAACCACCCTTAACAGCGAGCACCACGCAAACGAAGAGAGTCGTGAGAGAGGTAATCACCGTACGGCTGAAGCACTGGTTCAAAGAGCTATTGACGGTCTGTTCATACTTAGCAGAACCGAAGAGAGCGGTATTTTCACGGATACGGTCGAAGTTCACGATAGTGTCGTTGACAGAGTAACCAATCATCGTGAGGAGCGAAGCGATCAAGGCACCGTCGAAAGAAAGGCTAAATGCCGAGATAAAGCCAAGCGTAATGATTGTATCGTGGATAAGGCCGAGCACTGCAGCAACACCGAAGCCAAGGCCGAGCTTACCGAATCGGAACCACACGTAGAGAGCGATGCCGAGCCATGCGAGAATCACAGACAAGATTGCGTTGAAGCGGAGTTCCTTACCGATAGTCGGACCCACAGTGTCCTTAGCCACGATTTCGCACTTCTGGTTAGCGGCTTCGAAAGCCTTAGCCATAGCAAGTTCAAAGGAAGCGTCATCGCCGCGAACGCTGATCTGGTAAGAGTTAGCAGAAGTACCACCGAGAGAACGAACGCGAGCACCCTGGATGCCAGCCTTGCTCAAAGCCTTGTTCAAGTCGGTTTCGTGCTTGGCGTCATCCTGATACTGGATTGTATAGACCTGACCACCCGTGAAGTCGATGCTAAAGTCAAAACCCTTCACAGCAACACATGCGATACTTGCAATAATGAGAATCCAAGAGAAAACCTTGAACTTGCCGCGGTTCTTCATGAGCGGGAGGTTGGCGTTGTTCAAAGCCTTGAAGCCAGAACCGATAGAGAGCGTTGTTCTGTCGCGCTTAGCAAGTCTCCAGTCGAGAATTGCACGGGAAATCGTGATAGCGCAGAAGAGAGAAGTGAGGATACCGATCGTAAGCGTAAGACCGAAACCCTTAACAGAACCCGTACCGATTTTGTACAAAATAAGACCCGTCAAAACAGTCGTCAAGTTGGAGTCCAAGATGGCGCTGAATGCACGTTCGTAACCCTTGGCCACAGCAGCACGAGCAGTGAGACCGTTCTTGAGTTCTTCACGGATACGTTCGAAAATAATCACATTCGCGTCGAGAGACATACCGACAACGAGGATGAAACCAGCAATACCCGGAAGAGTAAGCGTTGCGTTGAACACAGACATCACAGCGGCAGTCACGAGAGCGTTAACAACCACGCCGATACTTGCGATGAAACCACCGAGGCGGTAGTAAGCAACCATGAACACCAAGCAGAGCAAGAGGCCGATAGCGCCGGAACCGAAGCCCTGGACAATGTTTTCTTCACCGAGGGTAGCACCAACGCTGCGGCTTTCGATAATCTGCATCGGAGCCTTGAGAGCACCAGCCTTCAACACGACAGCGAGGCGGTTAGCTTCGGCCATGTCTTCGAGACCCGTAATCTGAGCTTCACCATTCGGGATACGGTCACGGATGACCGGAGCAGAAATAACCTGATTGTCGAGCACGATAGCCATCTGCTTGCCAACGTTAGCGGCAGTCACAGCAGAGAACTTCTTAGGACCAATGCCACCGAACTTGAGGTTCACGGCAACTTCACCAGCGCTCATACCATCGCTAACGCGGTACGGACGAGCATCCGTGATATCGTCACCGCCCATTTCTGCACGGCGCTTGAGGAGGTAAAGACGCTTGGCCTTGATGTTGGAATCGCGGCGGAGCTTTTCGAGACCGCTACCGAAAGCGAAAGCGACATCGCGCGGGATGAGCTTCTGGACACCTTCCGTAGCAAGGAGCTTCTTGACCTTTTCGATATTTTCTTCAGCAATGAAACCACCGTTGCCGAAAGAAATGAAGAAAGAAGAAAGGGACTGTCCGACCACGTCTGCCGGAGCGGCTTCTGCAGCAGCGGTGTCCTTCTTTTCTTCAGCCTTAGCAACGCCACCAGCAAGAAGTTCTTCGTCAGACAAAGCCTTTTCCTTAGCTTCCGGAGCCTTCTTGGCAGAATCAACCTTTGCGGAATCGCTCACCGTAGAATCAGCAATGATATCGGTCGTCTGACGAGTGAGGTAACCATCGATGAGGCCAACAACCTGCGTAAACTTTTCAGATTCAGCGAGAATCTTGAATTCAAGCTTTGCCGTAGAACCCACGAGCGATTTAGCCGTAGAGTCATCCACACCAGCCAGTTCAACGACAATACGGTCGTCGCCGGTCGGAGAAATCTGCGGTTCAGAAAGACCGTACTGGTCAACACGGTTACGGATGATTTCGAGAGACTGAGCCTGAATATCCTTGATATCTTCGCCTTCCTTGAGGCCAGACTGATCAATCTGGAGAGTGATACTCGTACCACCAGCAAGATCCAAACCGAAGTTGATGGACTTTGCACCCATCTTCGGATTTTCCTTGAGGAAAGTCTTTTGTTCTTCACCCTTCTTGGTGTGAACCTGAATAGAAGGCCATACAGAAATGGCTGAAATAATAATGACTGCGAGAATGACAATTTCTCGAAGGCCGAATTTATGTTTATTCATTTGTAATCCCTTAAAAGGCATTAAACATACTAGTTGCGGGGTCAAATTTAGAAAAAAAGAACTTAGAACTTAGAACTTAGAACTTAGAAACAAGCTCATTTATAGACCTTTGCGAAAAAAAAATATTGAGAAACCCCGAAAAACGTCATAGCGAGCGAAGCGAAGCAATCTATACGTTCGAATAGTATAAATAATATAGAGAGGGGAAAGCCTTCCCCTGATTGCATCTTAGACGACAGAACGCTTCGCTACAGACGAAAGAGGAAAGAAATTACTAAATAAACATCTATAGTCTTTCGTCTGTAGGGCCAAGGCCCGTTCTTTCGTCTAATATTCCATCACCCCTTCGAGCGGGCTTCAGACGCCAGCCCGCAACGCCCGGCTTATAGCAGTCGGAAGTAGACGGTAGGAAGTAGGAAGTAGGAAGAAAAAAGCGTTTCTGTCATGCCCGCCACCGAGAAGGCATCTCCCATCCTGCAGCGAAGCGGTCTCAGTAACTAGAAACTCAGAACTCTTAACTCATTTCAAACAACGGATCTGGCTTTGCATCCGAAATCGCAAGCGTCATTTTCTTCTTGCCCAGAGTTCGAACAAGCTCCAACCGTCCGACGTTGTACGAAATTTCAAACACACCGTCACGCAGCACACTTTCCCTGTTACGAAGTGCAATCAAGCCCTTCAAATACTCAAAGACAGGCGCTTTCTGCATTTCCGCAAATTTATCCCACGGGAACGCCCTACGATTGTCCGGATCCTTACCGCCCAACATGCCGATTTCGTCACCATAGTAAACACACGGTGCGCCCGGCAAAAAGAACAGAATCGCAAGCGCCAGCTTCACGCGCTGTAAATTAGAACACGGGAGTGACGCCAAGCGAATCGTATCGTGGCTCCCGAGCAAGTTCATCGGCACGCCGAAACGCCCCTTC
This is a stretch of genomic DNA from Fibrobacter succinogenes. It encodes these proteins:
- the secD gene encoding protein translocase subunit SecD; the encoded protein is MNKHKFGLREIVILAVIIISAISVWPSIQVHTKKGEEQKTFLKENPKMGAKSINFGLDLAGGTSITLQIDQSGLKEGEDIKDIQAQSLEIIRNRVDQYGLSEPQISPTGDDRIVVELAGVDDSTAKSLVGSTAKLEFKILAESEKFTQVVGLIDGYLTRQTTDIIADSTVSDSAKVDSAKKAPEAKEKALSDEELLAGGVAKAEEKKDTAAAEAAPADVVGQSLSSFFISFGNGGFIAEENIEKVKKLLATEGVQKLIPRDVAFAFGSGLEKLRRDSNIKAKRLYLLKRRAEMGGDDITDARPYRVSDGMSAGEVAVNLKFGGIGPKKFSAVTAANVGKQMAIVLDNQVISAPVIRDRIPNGEAQITGLEDMAEANRLAVVLKAGALKAPMQIIESRSVGATLGEENIVQGFGSGAIGLLLCLVFMVAYYRLGGFIASIGVVVNALVTAAVMSVFNATLTLPGIAGFILVVGMSLDANVIIFERIREELKNGLTARAAVAKGYERAFSAILDSNLTTVLTGLILYKIGTGSVKGFGLTLTIGILTSLFCAITISRAILDWRLAKRDRTTLSIGSGFKALNNANLPLMKNRGKFKVFSWILIIASIACVAVKGFDFSIDFTGGQVYTIQYQDDAKHETDLNKALSKAGIQGARVRSLGGTSANSYQISVRGDDASFELAMAKAFEAANQKCEIVAKDTVGPTIGKELRFNAILSVILAWLGIALYVWFRFGKLGLGFGVAAVLGLIHDTIITLGFISAFSLSFDGALIASLLTMIGYSVNDTIVNFDRIRENTALFGSAKYEQTVNSSLNQCFSRTVITSLTTLFVCVVLAVKGGSSIRDFGLVQCFGILIGTYSSVCVCSPIVLWWSKKFKKGV